A genomic stretch from Nocardia wallacei includes:
- the eccA gene encoding type VII secretion AAA-ATPase EccA, whose translation MRCVYRSVRRHGEREVQVSAAEDAFYTGVQSLGLVAGGVRNEAQATAAFRAATDLDPDMCDAWLGRAMAGEVTSEVIYGAYRSVHNLYRDQQRAGLVDRSLWCQVEIGMYGLRVAMADRDQIAIAQACSYAEAGEWQEAESILDEVPRDDVSAFVRMSLYFRTARWTDVLSARSERPMLDDGLLDIAAELMAAQALTHLGRFGEAMPRAQRIVEDSSSGNLSYIWADAHFLLGMLLRHTGDHEASERVLKGLQGSSLWPEREEWQRAVRDKAYRLEVTTPALLASRRDKWDPKSGDDPTEAAASEARKEREALLAEASEILQSQIGMDSVKEQVDRLKSGVLMDQVRARRGLAVEGRSQHLIFSGPPGTGKTTIARVIAKILAGLGVVENAEVVEVSRNDMVGTHLGHTAPKTNALIDSALGGVLFIDEAYTLIQEGLSGGDAFGKEAVDTLLARMENDRDKLVVIIAGYEDEIDRFLSSNDGLASRFTKRIRFSSYSADELVQIADHIARKKDSLLSEQARGVLRDRCEQLSEQTRKGRRLIDLAGNGRFVRNVVESAEAERDYRFTRDNVDVASMTNEELMTIDAFDISAALAGLAPTTTS comes from the coding sequence GTGCGGTGTGTCTATCGTTCGGTCAGGCGACATGGCGAAAGGGAAGTCCAGGTGTCAGCGGCCGAGGACGCGTTCTACACAGGTGTTCAATCTTTGGGGTTGGTCGCCGGGGGCGTGCGCAATGAAGCACAGGCAACAGCGGCCTTCCGGGCGGCAACCGATCTAGATCCGGATATGTGCGATGCCTGGCTGGGTCGCGCGATGGCGGGTGAGGTCACCTCCGAGGTGATCTACGGCGCCTATCGCTCCGTGCACAACCTGTATCGCGATCAGCAGCGGGCGGGTCTGGTCGACCGTTCGCTGTGGTGCCAGGTCGAGATCGGGATGTACGGGCTACGCGTGGCGATGGCCGACCGCGATCAGATAGCGATCGCCCAGGCATGCTCCTACGCCGAGGCCGGCGAATGGCAGGAGGCCGAGTCGATCCTCGACGAGGTGCCCCGCGACGACGTGTCCGCGTTCGTGCGGATGTCGCTGTACTTCCGCACCGCCCGGTGGACCGACGTGCTCAGTGCCCGGTCGGAGCGGCCGATGCTGGACGACGGGCTGCTCGACATCGCCGCCGAGCTGATGGCCGCCCAAGCGCTGACCCACCTCGGCCGGTTCGGCGAGGCGATGCCGCGGGCGCAGCGGATCGTCGAGGACAGCTCCTCGGGAAACCTGTCCTACATCTGGGCCGACGCGCACTTCCTGCTCGGAATGCTGTTGCGGCACACCGGCGATCACGAGGCGTCCGAACGGGTCCTCAAGGGCCTGCAGGGGTCCTCGCTGTGGCCCGAGCGCGAGGAGTGGCAGCGCGCGGTGCGCGACAAGGCGTACCGGCTCGAGGTCACCACACCGGCGCTGCTCGCGTCCCGCCGCGACAAGTGGGACCCCAAGTCCGGCGACGACCCGACCGAGGCCGCCGCCAGCGAGGCCCGCAAGGAACGCGAGGCGCTGCTGGCCGAGGCGTCGGAGATACTCCAGTCCCAGATCGGTATGGACTCGGTCAAGGAGCAGGTCGACCGGCTGAAGTCCGGCGTGCTGATGGATCAGGTCCGCGCCCGGCGCGGCCTCGCCGTCGAAGGGCGTTCGCAGCACCTGATCTTCTCCGGCCCGCCGGGCACCGGCAAGACCACCATCGCCCGGGTCATCGCCAAGATCCTCGCCGGGCTCGGCGTCGTCGAGAACGCGGAGGTCGTGGAGGTCTCGCGCAACGACATGGTCGGCACCCACCTCGGGCACACGGCACCGAAGACCAACGCGCTCATCGACTCCGCGCTCGGCGGCGTGCTGTTCATCGACGAGGCCTACACCCTGATCCAGGAGGGCCTGTCCGGCGGTGACGCGTTCGGTAAGGAAGCCGTCGACACGCTGCTGGCGCGGATGGAGAACGACCGCGACAAACTGGTCGTGATCATCGCCGGATACGAGGACGAGATCGACCGCTTCCTGTCCTCCAACGACGGTCTGGCGTCCCGGTTCACCAAGCGGATCCGGTTCTCCAGCTACAGCGCGGACGAACTGGTTCAGATCGCCGATCACATTGCCCGCAAGAAGGATTCGCTGTTGTCCGAGCAGGCGCGGGGTGTGCTGCGGGATCGCTGCGAGCAGTTGTCCGAGCAGACCCGCAAGGGCCGGCGGCTCATCGACCTCGCCGGCAACGGGCGCTTCGTGCGCAATGTGGTCGAGTCGGCAGAGGCGGAGCGCGACTACCGGTTCACCCGCGACAACGTCGATGTCGCTTCGATGACCAACGAAGAGTTGATGACGATCGACGCCTTCGACATCAGCGCCGCGCTGGCCGGTTTGGCACCGACGACGACGAGCTGA
- the eccCa gene encoding type VII secretion protein EccCa, with protein sequence MSSTRRFVRPARMVRGPKAPAVTELRLQPPTELPKPVPASRLRMIMPVVMVAAMVGMMVMMFRNGGQLSPMMLFFPMMMLGSMFGMLGGAAGGGSNSASLNEERKDYLRSLADNRKSVHTAETELYTYLRHTHPGPDGLSRLVGTTRMWEVQVASPQFLRARVGRGRIANQVRVIVPEAAPTSDLDPVGVVELTRFAKAYSTVGGMPVAINLLSAPLVAFDGAEEVYGLVRAMLAEIVVTHGPDQVAVAAVLSDPDAPQWSWLKWLPHTQHPSDTDAIGSSRMIYRNVAELRAKVLVGLNRGPFSANSEPSADRKHFLLVVDMGAGVSDRDISGIDGCTWLRLGPVEQVLPRSLRFTVDADRTLFEVNSRGTRKVGTADVMSVPAMTALARSVSPYRLSTVVEAVVAEQSSGGTSWEEMVGIPDPGAIRVERHWVQRSDSDRARLNIPFGHDPAGGVVYLDIKESAEEGMGPHGMCIGATGSGKSEFLRTLVLSAIATHSPDVLNLLLVDFKGGATFLGFDRLHHVTAVVTNMEEEADLVTRMEDVLNGEMARRQRILRDAGNFASVADYERAREQGARLPPLPTLLVILDEFAELLEQYPSFSKLFVAIGRLGRSLRIHLLLASQKVPANRMGELEAHLSYRVALRTNQTSDSRDAIGTADAYHLPKKPGAGYLRVGAGELQRFQAAYVGSPYVAPAQTSAASVRRARRAGGGYRPPQQFTAAHIIDVQPQPIIEQEAVAPDPETHDAEPVTLMETALQQFAGIGRPAHKMWLPPLNVPPTLDKLVPSVQAGTLQVPMAIVDKPRQQRQDVWSVDLSGAGGHMAVVGGPQSGKSTALQTMIMSTALTHTPEQVQFYCLDFSGGLTAMRNLPHVGSVAQGRDIDRIRRTFALITNLLASRQALFSELDIDSMREFRRRRSSPGESAELTARGDLHGDVFVVIDGWDIGFSVNGPFYDEYMPIMESIAVQGLNYGIHLVASSSRWAAIRPNIKDMLQTRLELRLGDLTDTVFTSHRAIVTAIPPDRPGRCISSEGLHMLTALPRIDGDGNADTAAAGVAGAITELNTRYAGREAPPVKLLPDRIALTEILANIPQPTTLAQRLVVPFGVRESDLGPATIDFGNSPHLAILGSSGCGKSTVLASLLESIRTRFTVDQARVLLVDYRRQHMEAVPQEQLVGYLTSERDLIEALPVFARKMRERRPPDNVTPQQLRDRSWWSGPEIFVVVDDYHMVVQRGAMNPLDSLKDLIVDGRDTGFHFIAARNIAQADMALYDSVLGQVKNLNCSGLIMDGTKMDGMLIGDVRPSKQPVGRGIFVEPLLSRRDLVQGAVPTHAE encoded by the coding sequence ATGAGCAGCACCCGTCGCTTCGTGCGACCGGCCCGCATGGTGCGGGGTCCGAAGGCGCCGGCGGTTACGGAGTTGCGTTTGCAGCCGCCGACGGAGTTGCCGAAGCCGGTGCCCGCGTCGCGGCTGCGGATGATCATGCCGGTGGTCATGGTGGCGGCCATGGTCGGGATGATGGTGATGATGTTCCGCAACGGCGGGCAGTTGTCACCGATGATGTTGTTCTTCCCGATGATGATGCTGGGGTCGATGTTCGGCATGCTGGGCGGGGCGGCCGGGGGTGGCTCGAATTCGGCGAGTCTGAACGAGGAGCGTAAGGACTATCTGCGCAGCTTGGCCGACAACCGGAAGTCGGTGCATACGGCCGAGACCGAGTTGTATACCTATCTGCGCCATACTCATCCGGGCCCGGACGGGTTGTCGCGGCTGGTCGGCACGACTCGGATGTGGGAGGTTCAGGTCGCCAGTCCGCAGTTCTTGCGCGCGCGGGTGGGGCGGGGCCGGATCGCCAATCAGGTGCGGGTGATCGTGCCCGAGGCGGCGCCGACCTCGGATCTGGATCCGGTCGGTGTGGTCGAGTTGACGCGGTTCGCGAAGGCGTATTCGACCGTCGGCGGGATGCCGGTGGCGATCAATCTGCTGTCCGCGCCGCTGGTGGCGTTCGACGGGGCGGAGGAGGTGTACGGGCTGGTTCGCGCGATGCTCGCGGAGATCGTGGTGACGCACGGACCGGACCAGGTCGCGGTGGCCGCGGTGTTGTCGGATCCGGATGCGCCGCAGTGGTCGTGGCTGAAGTGGTTGCCGCATACCCAGCATCCCAGTGATACCGACGCGATCGGGTCGAGCCGGATGATCTATCGCAATGTGGCGGAGTTGCGGGCGAAGGTTCTCGTGGGTCTGAACCGGGGGCCGTTCTCGGCCAACAGTGAACCCAGCGCGGACCGTAAGCACTTCCTGCTGGTCGTCGATATGGGCGCGGGGGTGAGCGACCGCGATATTTCGGGTATCGACGGTTGTACCTGGTTGCGGCTGGGTCCGGTGGAGCAGGTGCTGCCGCGGTCGCTGCGGTTCACCGTCGATGCCGATCGGACGCTGTTCGAGGTGAACAGCCGGGGCACCCGCAAGGTCGGGACGGCCGATGTCATGTCGGTGCCCGCGATGACGGCGCTGGCTCGCAGTGTGTCGCCGTATCGGCTCTCGACCGTGGTGGAGGCGGTGGTCGCCGAGCAGTCCAGCGGTGGGACGTCGTGGGAGGAGATGGTCGGTATCCCGGACCCGGGCGCGATCCGGGTGGAGCGGCATTGGGTGCAGCGCAGCGACTCCGACCGCGCGCGGCTGAACATCCCGTTCGGGCATGATCCGGCGGGCGGGGTGGTGTATCTCGATATCAAGGAATCCGCCGAGGAGGGCATGGGCCCGCACGGCATGTGCATCGGCGCGACCGGTTCGGGTAAGTCGGAATTCCTTCGGACGCTGGTGCTTTCGGCGATCGCGACGCATTCGCCGGATGTGCTCAATCTGCTGCTGGTGGACTTCAAGGGTGGCGCTACCTTCCTCGGGTTCGATCGGTTGCACCACGTCACGGCGGTGGTCACCAACATGGAGGAGGAAGCCGACCTCGTCACTCGTATGGAGGACGTGCTCAACGGCGAGATGGCCCGGCGCCAGCGGATTCTGCGCGACGCGGGGAACTTCGCCAGCGTGGCCGATTACGAGCGGGCCCGCGAGCAGGGTGCCCGGCTGCCACCGTTGCCGACGCTGCTGGTGATTCTCGACGAGTTCGCCGAGCTGCTCGAGCAGTACCCGAGTTTCTCGAAGCTGTTCGTCGCGATCGGCCGGTTGGGCCGCTCGCTGCGGATCCACCTGTTGCTGGCCTCGCAGAAGGTTCCGGCCAACCGGATGGGTGAGCTGGAGGCGCACCTGTCCTACCGGGTCGCGTTGCGTACCAACCAGACCAGCGACTCGCGCGACGCGATCGGCACCGCCGACGCCTACCATCTGCCCAAGAAGCCCGGCGCCGGGTATCTGCGGGTGGGTGCGGGTGAGTTGCAGCGGTTCCAGGCCGCGTACGTGGGCTCGCCGTACGTGGCGCCCGCACAGACCTCGGCGGCCTCGGTCCGGCGGGCCCGCCGCGCCGGCGGTGGTTATCGCCCGCCGCAGCAGTTCACCGCCGCGCACATCATCGACGTCCAGCCGCAGCCGATCATCGAGCAGGAGGCGGTGGCGCCGGATCCGGAGACGCACGACGCCGAGCCGGTGACATTGATGGAGACGGCGCTGCAGCAGTTCGCGGGCATCGGCCGGCCCGCGCACAAGATGTGGCTGCCGCCGCTGAACGTCCCGCCCACGCTGGACAAGCTGGTGCCCTCGGTACAGGCGGGCACGCTGCAGGTTCCGATGGCGATCGTGGACAAGCCGCGCCAGCAGCGGCAGGACGTCTGGTCGGTGGATCTGTCGGGGGCCGGTGGGCACATGGCCGTCGTCGGCGGCCCGCAGTCGGGCAAGTCGACCGCGTTGCAGACGATGATCATGTCGACCGCGCTGACGCACACGCCCGAACAGGTGCAGTTCTACTGCCTGGATTTCTCCGGCGGCCTCACCGCGATGCGCAACCTGCCGCATGTCGGCTCGGTCGCGCAGGGCCGCGACATCGACCGCATCCGGCGTACCTTCGCGCTGATCACGAACCTGCTCGCCAGCCGGCAGGCGTTGTTCAGCGAACTGGATATCGATTCCATGCGCGAGTTCCGCCGCCGCCGCAGCTCGCCGGGCGAATCGGCGGAACTGACCGCGCGGGGCGACCTGCACGGCGACGTGTTCGTCGTGATCGACGGCTGGGATATCGGCTTCTCGGTCAACGGGCCGTTCTACGACGAATACATGCCGATCATGGAATCGATCGCGGTCCAGGGCCTGAACTACGGCATCCACCTGGTCGCCAGCAGCTCCCGCTGGGCCGCCATCCGGCCGAACATCAAGGACATGCTGCAGACCCGGCTGGAGTTGCGGCTCGGCGACCTCACCGACACCGTCTTCACCTCCCACCGCGCCATCGTCACCGCGATCCCGCCGGACCGGCCCGGCCGCTGCATCTCGAGCGAGGGCCTGCACATGCTCACCGCGCTGCCGCGCATCGACGGAGACGGGAACGCCGACACGGCCGCGGCCGGGGTGGCGGGCGCGATCACCGAGCTGAACACCAGGTACGCCGGACGCGAAGCACCGCCGGTGAAACTGCTGCCGGACCGGATCGCCCTGACCGAGATCCTCGCGAACATTCCGCAGCCGACCACCCTGGCACAGCGTCTCGTCGTGCCGTTCGGTGTCCGGGAATCCGATCTCGGGCCCGCCACGATCGATTTCGGCAACTCGCCGCACCTGGCGATTCTGGGCTCGTCCGGTTGCGGTAAATCGACGGTCCTGGCGTCGCTGCTGGAATCGATTCGGACGCGTTTCACGGTCGATCAGGCACGCGTATTGCTGGTCGACTACCGCCGCCAGCACATGGAGGCCGTTCCGCAGGAACAATTGGTCGGATATCTGACCAGCGAACGCGATCTGATCGAGGCCCTGCCGGTATTCGCCCGCAAGATGCGCGAACGCCGCCCGCCCGATAATGTCACGCCCCAGCAATTGCGGGATCGTTCGTGGTGGAGCGGTCCGGAAATCTTCGTCGTGGTGGACGACTATCACATGGTGGTGCAGCGCGGCGCGATGAATCCGCTGGACTCGTTGAAGGATCTGATCGTCGACGGCCGCGATACCGGATTCCACTTCATCGCGGCGCGGAATATCGCGCAGGCCGACATGGCGCTGTACGACAGCGTGCTGGGCCAGGTCAAGAACCTCAACTGCTCCGGGCTCATCATGGACGGCACCAAGATGGACGGCATGCTGATCGGCGACGTGCGGCCGTCGAAGCAACCGGTGGGCCGCGGCATCTTCGTCGAGCCGCTGCTGTCCCGCCGCGACCTGGTGCAGGGCGCCGTGCCCACGCACGCGGAATGA
- the eccB gene encoding type VII secretion protein EccB encodes MARFRVVTKHQISGWRFLLRRIEHALVRRDASMIDDPQRGRSTALAVGVALACVAVAGAAVMAFFKPAKHVDEAKIVSDKDSGALFVHLGDRLFPALNLSSARLIVGSPDNPVPVSRDELEKYAKGPTVGIPGAPGNMVDSGGSTSSWAVCDAVQIGASAPINQQTGLPTRAKSPVRTTAIGTTLTIDGDSTRLLGEGEARLLRDGNTTWLVYRKGSGVVRAAIDPGDSAVALALGIDATAPVMPASPGLVKSVPETAPLRVPQIPEAGSTVTLVTGLTVPIGAVLTVSLPDRGAAYYVVSRSGVVQISSVVAAMIRNADSQGIAGSRTVGPDVIAANLRPGIWPGTQNFPDRPVRLVDPEKSAVTCYHWSKTGNDANALTELVVGRRLPLSADEQNRPAPLVTAPFSGGATADAAYLPRGSGRFVQVTGADPVSPRRESLFWISDSGVRYGINVKLESPGGGDQTLRSLALQNPVLAPWSIVSLFAPGPALSQEEAKIAHDAIAPDVAAVGLGGGG; translated from the coding sequence GTGGCGCGTTTCCGGGTGGTGACCAAGCACCAGATCTCGGGCTGGCGGTTCCTGCTGCGCCGGATCGAGCACGCTCTGGTGCGGCGCGACGCCTCGATGATCGACGACCCGCAACGCGGCCGGTCCACGGCCCTGGCGGTCGGCGTCGCGCTGGCCTGCGTAGCCGTGGCCGGTGCGGCGGTGATGGCGTTCTTCAAACCCGCGAAACACGTCGATGAGGCGAAGATCGTGTCGGACAAGGATTCCGGCGCGCTGTTCGTCCACCTGGGCGACCGGTTGTTCCCGGCGTTGAACCTCTCCTCCGCCCGGCTGATCGTCGGTTCGCCCGACAATCCGGTCCCGGTCTCGCGCGACGAACTGGAGAAGTACGCGAAGGGTCCGACGGTGGGCATCCCCGGCGCGCCCGGCAACATGGTGGACAGCGGCGGCAGCACCTCGTCCTGGGCGGTGTGCGACGCCGTGCAGATCGGTGCGTCCGCGCCCATCAACCAGCAGACCGGTCTGCCGACGCGGGCCAAATCGCCGGTGCGCACCACGGCCATCGGCACCACCCTGACCATCGACGGCGACAGCACCCGGCTGCTGGGCGAGGGCGAGGCCCGGCTGCTGCGCGACGGCAACACCACCTGGCTGGTCTACCGCAAGGGTTCCGGCGTGGTGCGGGCCGCGATCGATCCGGGTGATTCCGCGGTGGCCCTGGCGCTGGGCATCGATGCCACGGCACCGGTGATGCCCGCGTCCCCCGGCCTGGTCAAGAGCGTTCCCGAGACCGCGCCGCTGCGGGTACCGCAGATTCCCGAGGCGGGCTCGACCGTCACGCTGGTCACCGGGCTGACCGTGCCGATCGGTGCGGTGCTGACGGTGTCGCTGCCCGATCGCGGCGCGGCGTACTACGTCGTCTCGCGATCGGGAGTGGTCCAGATCAGCTCGGTGGTGGCGGCGATGATCCGCAACGCCGACTCGCAGGGCATCGCCGGCAGCCGGACGGTCGGGCCGGACGTGATCGCCGCGAATCTGCGGCCGGGCATCTGGCCGGGCACCCAGAACTTCCCGGATCGCCCCGTGCGCCTGGTCGATCCCGAGAAATCCGCGGTCACCTGCTACCACTGGTCCAAGACCGGCAACGACGCGAACGCGCTGACCGAACTCGTGGTCGGACGGCGGTTGCCGCTGAGCGCCGACGAACAGAACCGGCCCGCCCCGCTGGTGACCGCGCCGTTCTCCGGCGGCGCCACCGCCGACGCGGCGTACCTGCCCCGCGGCAGCGGTCGCTTCGTCCAGGTGACGGGCGCGGATCCGGTGTCGCCGCGCCGCGAATCGCTGTTCTGGATCTCCGACAGCGGCGTTCGCTACGGGATCAACGTGAAGCTCGAATCGCCCGGCGGCGGGGACCAGACGCTGCGCTCGCTCGCGTTGCAGAACCCGGTGCTGGCACCGTGGAGCATCGTGTCGCTGTTCGCTCCCGGCCCCGCGCTGTCGCAGGAGGAGGCGAAGATCGCGCACGACGCCATCGCACCCGATGTCGCCGCGGTCGGGCTCGGAGGTGGAGGGTAA